From Cytophagales bacterium, the proteins below share one genomic window:
- a CDS encoding helix-turn-helix domain-containing protein codes for MLLLLFAAWLQLIPISDSTQIRRYQCPPCGCEADGHVHSGPGTCESCQMPLVPIESATAIHIDQSIGPLFNDGALGIFYPKLIYPVFVISILMGLALFWKFLTHKKTMDPFLTLFILVIASYGFKNQIYGVDNGITNNPYYLYLPISWIVAIGPLIWLHVNMVIQKDRQLKRRWTYHFLPAGMIWLGYFVLAIGPDSWRTRLMITPFETAFSHLEQIIALMLGWGYWYLAFRSYRIWSGVASNHVKHKKWLRTFLLTTGSLLSVWSMIISLNIGIYKGGITTLTYNPLWLAIFFTILVVTVAFLRDSKFFFSNGYQWPDNVNAWSNHPVEQQLEDFMQSEKPYLDPELSLNKLAQQTGINSKLLSATLNKGVGQNFYDYVNGYRIDEVKKLLLNQENKNLTIEAMANMAGFKSKSSFNMAFKKVTQMTPREFLKHEQAT; via the coding sequence ATGCTCCTACTGCTGTTCGCTGCCTGGCTACAACTGATACCCATATCCGATTCTACCCAAATCCGACGGTACCAATGCCCGCCCTGTGGTTGTGAAGCGGATGGTCACGTTCATTCCGGGCCTGGAACATGTGAGTCTTGTCAAATGCCTTTGGTCCCTATCGAATCGGCGACAGCAATCCATATAGATCAATCGATAGGTCCACTATTTAACGATGGTGCGTTAGGTATTTTTTATCCCAAGCTGATCTATCCGGTTTTCGTCATTTCCATACTGATGGGTTTAGCCTTATTCTGGAAGTTTCTAACCCACAAGAAAACAATGGATCCCTTCCTCACGCTGTTCATTTTGGTGATCGCTTCATATGGTTTTAAAAATCAGATTTATGGGGTGGACAATGGCATTACCAATAATCCCTATTACTTGTACTTGCCTATTTCATGGATCGTAGCGATCGGGCCACTAATTTGGCTGCACGTCAACATGGTCATCCAAAAGGATCGACAGTTGAAGCGTAGATGGACTTATCATTTCCTCCCCGCAGGAATGATCTGGCTTGGGTACTTTGTGTTAGCCATAGGGCCAGACAGCTGGCGTACCCGTCTCATGATCACTCCTTTTGAAACAGCTTTCAGCCATCTGGAACAAATAATTGCCTTAATGCTGGGTTGGGGATATTGGTACCTGGCATTCCGTTCCTACCGAATTTGGTCCGGAGTAGCGTCGAACCACGTGAAACACAAAAAGTGGTTGCGAACCTTTCTGTTAACCACGGGTTCGTTATTATCGGTTTGGAGCATGATCATCTCACTCAACATAGGCATTTACAAAGGCGGCATAACCACCCTGACTTACAATCCTTTATGGCTTGCGATTTTCTTCACCATTCTCGTGGTTACGGTTGCCTTTTTAAGGGACTCAAAATTCTTTTTCAGCAATGGATATCAGTGGCCGGACAATGTAAATGCCTGGTCCAATCACCCAGTTGAACAACAATTGGAGGACTTCATGCAGTCAGAAAAACCATACCTGGACCCTGAACTCAGCCTTAACAAACTTGCCCAACAAACCGGAATCAATTCCAAGTTATTGAGTGCGACACTCAACAAAGGTGTGGGTCAGAATTTCTACGATTACGTCAATGGTTATCGAATCGATGAAGTAAAAAAACTATTGCTCAATCAGGAAAATAAGAACCTGACCATTGAAGCAATGGCCAACATGGCGGGCTTCAAATCTAAATCCAGTTTCAACATGGCCTTCAAAAAGGTGACGCAAATGACTCCCCGTGAATTTCTTAAGCACGAGCAAGCAACCTAA
- a CDS encoding methyltransferase domain-containing protein, with the protein MNLPEALAAIVDVLEKEQPTKPSQIVSIVKKSGVTKEDLLPYADFDHPGKDSYGRKMVYKGDNYEIMVMSWNQGDFSAIHDHGHTMWGAVKIFGQAEHATFRWEDEDISTLARWQVKEGDVLGVGHSLVHQMGNSDQEPFLSLHIYGHVDPQDNITGEARIFDLHNLEIQRVNGGAFFNLKKDQIVKKQEGPKADFATELRFHLESYKRMLKADDAEAEDYYQYVFDPAHINPFITYLQEITDVETDKVNHSIQWKILQRELREAAAVQASHDQSDNTADTFHKYAEVYDRIIGHSCLDSFMERYIDFFVTKYGVDFAQAHTLSIGCGTGLVEERIISKYNLAADQIYGIDISESMIVEAKQRIHADVGDLLTLDPEVRKWDLAYSGLNVYQYLPHERLEEAVRRTADILNDGGYFLGDFITPDHIRWYPNVIYGPEKKVVSIRTPVLIEENGASFQESEIVNINTLEGKMHIHHAGKHKRFLAPVFRIRSYFEKYFQSVDLYDAVDLKPIEENDDSCASTRYIVVARK; encoded by the coding sequence ATGAACCTTCCCGAAGCGCTGGCAGCCATTGTCGATGTTTTAGAGAAAGAACAGCCTACCAAGCCCTCACAGATCGTTTCGATTGTCAAAAAATCGGGCGTAACCAAAGAAGACCTGTTGCCTTACGCAGATTTTGACCACCCTGGAAAAGACAGCTATGGCAGAAAAATGGTCTATAAAGGAGATAACTATGAGATCATGGTGATGTCCTGGAATCAAGGTGACTTCTCCGCGATCCATGATCATGGCCACACGATGTGGGGTGCGGTAAAGATCTTTGGACAAGCAGAACATGCGACTTTCCGATGGGAGGATGAAGACATCTCAACGCTTGCCCGATGGCAGGTAAAAGAAGGAGACGTGCTAGGTGTGGGACATTCGCTGGTCCATCAGATGGGCAACAGTGATCAGGAGCCATTTTTGAGTTTACACATCTACGGACACGTTGATCCCCAAGATAATATCACAGGTGAAGCCAGAATATTTGACTTGCATAACCTGGAGATCCAACGCGTGAATGGAGGTGCATTCTTCAACTTGAAGAAAGACCAGATTGTCAAAAAGCAGGAGGGGCCTAAGGCTGATTTTGCTACGGAGCTTCGCTTTCATTTGGAGTCTTACAAAAGGATGTTAAAAGCCGATGACGCTGAGGCTGAGGACTACTATCAGTATGTCTTTGATCCGGCACACATCAATCCTTTCATTACCTATCTGCAGGAGATCACGGATGTGGAAACGGATAAAGTCAATCATTCCATCCAGTGGAAAATTCTGCAGAGGGAATTAAGAGAAGCGGCGGCTGTACAAGCGTCTCATGACCAGTCAGATAATACTGCCGATACTTTCCACAAGTATGCTGAAGTGTATGATCGGATCATCGGGCATTCCTGTTTAGACTCCTTCATGGAACGTTATATTGATTTCTTCGTGACGAAGTATGGAGTCGATTTTGCGCAGGCGCATACATTGTCCATCGGATGCGGCACAGGATTGGTAGAAGAGCGGATCATTTCAAAATACAACCTCGCTGCTGATCAGATCTATGGGATAGACATCTCAGAATCGATGATTGTTGAAGCGAAGCAGCGTATTCATGCCGATGTTGGAGACCTGTTGACACTGGATCCTGAGGTCAGGAAATGGGACCTGGCTTATTCAGGATTGAATGTGTACCAATATCTGCCACATGAACGTCTGGAGGAAGCTGTTAGACGGACTGCTGACATCCTGAACGATGGAGGTTACTTTCTCGGAGATTTCATCACACCGGATCATATTCGATGGTATCCTAATGTGATCTATGGTCCTGAAAAGAAAGTAGTATCGATCAGAACTCCTGTATTGATCGAGGAAAATGGTGCTTCATTCCAGGAATCAGAAATTGTAAATATCAACACGCTTGAAGGGAAAATGCATATCCATCATGCAGGTAAACACAAACGCTTTTTGGCTCCGGTCTTCCGAATCAGGAGCTACTTCGAAAAGTACTTCCAATCCGTAGACTTGTATGACGCGGTTGACCTAAAGCCGATCGAGGAAAATGATGATTCCTGTGCCTCTACCAGGTATATTGTTGTAGCGAGGAAATAA
- a CDS encoding DPP IV N-terminal domain-containing protein — translation MRRILCALSFLSILTTYAQVWSPDGSQLAFFYIHAIEDIYLVNTDGSNFQVLDQHPERDFMPDWSPEGNSLIFTSVRDGNHQIYRMDLATRETERLIVSDDEDTDGHFSSDGKKVVFSSNRSGNSDLFIYDLEDKTISALTQTSTFEYTPRWSPDGKKILYKMASDEFGASDLYVMDIKTRQKEQVTIGQRGEFHQNWSPGGDKICYVQVTEGVFELWVLDIKTREKQVLVKKEGYQLFYPNWSPDGQFIAFTRDLSEGQQEGYPALYMVNMEGKESLVSAENSFE, via the coding sequence ATGCGTCGAATTCTTTGTGCCTTATCTTTTCTTAGCATATTAACCACATACGCTCAGGTTTGGTCACCGGACGGAAGTCAATTGGCTTTCTTCTACATCCACGCCATCGAGGATATCTACCTGGTGAATACTGATGGGAGCAATTTCCAGGTACTGGACCAACATCCTGAGCGTGATTTTATGCCCGACTGGTCCCCGGAAGGAAACAGCTTGATTTTCACGAGTGTTCGAGATGGAAATCATCAGATCTACCGAATGGATTTAGCTACTCGCGAAACTGAACGGCTGATTGTTTCGGATGATGAGGATACGGATGGACATTTCTCATCAGATGGAAAGAAAGTTGTTTTCTCGAGCAACAGGAGTGGGAACAGCGACCTATTCATTTATGATCTCGAAGACAAAACTATCTCCGCACTCACGCAAACTTCAACGTTCGAATATACCCCAAGATGGTCACCAGATGGTAAGAAGATACTTTACAAAATGGCTTCAGATGAATTCGGAGCTTCTGACCTTTATGTGATGGACATAAAAACAAGACAAAAGGAACAGGTCACTATTGGCCAGCGGGGAGAGTTTCATCAGAATTGGTCCCCTGGCGGGGATAAAATTTGCTATGTTCAGGTGACTGAGGGCGTATTTGAACTTTGGGTATTGGATATTAAAACCAGGGAAAAGCAAGTGTTGGTCAAGAAAGAAGGCTATCAGTTGTTTTATCCGAACTGGTCGCCTGATGGTCAATTCATTGCCTTTACCAGAGATTTATCCGAAGGTCAGCAAGAAGGATATCCGGCATTGTATATGGTGAATATGGAAGGAAAAGAGAGCTTAGTTTCAGCTGAGAATAGTTTTGAGTAG